The Methylobacterium currus genome contains a region encoding:
- a CDS encoding glycosyltransferase — MAGFELRLAADPAPPEAAPPEAAPAFRREASPRERILHVFRAPVGGLFRHVVDVARLQAEAGHAVGLFCDASTGGARADAMLAEMAPHLSLGVTRLPMRRNPHPSDLAALAALSGIVRRLKPTVLHGHGSKGGLFARLAPAGGGEGPVRAYTPHGGSFNYRPGTALHRLYMLAEGLLTHRTDVFLFESDYIAGRYRAYVGPTDRLVRVVHNGIATAEFAPIVAGPDPFDLVYIGELREAKGVPVLFEALARLRREQGRRLTLLVVGSGPHEAALRDLAAALGLARDVRFEPPQPIRAALSRATVMVVPSLAESLPYVILEAAAAAQPLVSTDVGGIPEIFGPAAPTLVPPRDVAALGQAILRKVDQDPAQRASEAAALSAFVRGRFSMDRMAEDGLAGYAAARLRC; from the coding sequence GTGGCCGGCTTCGAACTTCGCCTCGCCGCCGATCCCGCGCCGCCGGAGGCTGCGCCGCCGGAAGCTGCCCCGGCTTTCCGGCGCGAGGCCTCTCCGCGGGAGCGGATCCTGCATGTCTTCCGGGCTCCGGTCGGCGGCCTGTTCCGCCACGTCGTCGACGTCGCGCGGCTGCAGGCGGAGGCTGGCCACGCGGTCGGCCTGTTCTGCGACGCCAGCACCGGGGGGGCCCGGGCGGATGCGATGCTGGCCGAGATGGCGCCGCACCTCTCCCTCGGCGTCACGCGCCTGCCGATGCGTCGCAACCCGCATCCGAGCGACCTCGCTGCGCTGGCCGCGCTCTCCGGCATCGTGCGCCGCCTGAAGCCGACCGTGCTGCACGGGCACGGCTCCAAGGGCGGCCTGTTCGCCCGCCTGGCGCCGGCCGGGGGCGGGGAGGGGCCGGTGCGGGCCTATACGCCGCATGGCGGCAGCTTCAACTACCGCCCGGGCACGGCGCTCCACCGCCTCTACATGCTGGCGGAAGGCCTGCTCACCCACCGCACCGATGTCTTCCTGTTCGAGAGCGACTACATTGCCGGGCGCTACCGGGCCTATGTCGGCCCGACCGACCGGCTGGTGCGGGTGGTGCACAACGGCATCGCGACCGCCGAATTTGCCCCGATCGTCGCGGGCCCGGACCCCTTCGACCTCGTCTATATCGGTGAGCTGCGCGAGGCGAAGGGCGTGCCGGTGCTGTTCGAGGCCCTGGCCCGCCTGCGCCGGGAGCAGGGGCGGCGCCTGACCCTCCTGGTGGTCGGCTCGGGTCCGCACGAGGCCGCCCTGCGCGACCTCGCCGCCGCGCTCGGCCTCGCCCGGGACGTGCGTTTCGAGCCGCCGCAGCCGATCCGCGCGGCGTTGAGCCGCGCCACCGTGATGGTGGTGCCCTCGCTCGCCGAGTCGCTCCCCTACGTGATCCTCGAGGCGGCGGCTGCGGCCCAGCCCCTGGTCTCGACCGATGTCGGGGGGATCCCGGAGATCTTCGGCCCCGCCGCGCCGACCCTTGTTCCGCCGCGCGACGTCGCCGCCCTCGGCCAGGCGATCCTGCGCAAGGTCGACCAGGACCCGGCGCAGCGCGCCAGCGAGGCGGCGGCGCTCAGCGCCTTCGTCCGCGGCCGCTTCTCGATGGACCGGATGGCCGAGGATGGGCTGGCCGGCTACGCCGCCGCGCGACTCCGCTGCTGA
- a CDS encoding polysaccharide biosynthesis/export family protein has product MNRRALLTGLATTLALGGCLRPEYRTALLDETGTGSIGAAYSLAAGDRLRVIVFGQDNLSNIYAVDGAGRIAMPLIGPIKVAGGSTAQAARAIEARLRDGYVREPHVTVEVEVYRPFFILGEVTTSGQYPYVSGMTVETAVAIAAGFGPRAARDYAVLTREGPTGLVSGIVPMTYPVRPGDTIVVKERWF; this is encoded by the coding sequence ATGAACCGACGCGCCCTTCTCACAGGCCTGGCGACCACGCTCGCGCTCGGCGGCTGCCTGCGTCCCGAGTACCGCACCGCGCTCCTCGACGAGACCGGCACCGGCTCGATCGGCGCCGCCTACTCGCTCGCCGCCGGCGACCGGCTGCGGGTGATCGTGTTCGGGCAGGACAACCTTTCCAACATCTACGCGGTGGACGGCGCCGGACGCATCGCCATGCCGCTGATCGGCCCGATCAAGGTCGCCGGCGGCTCGACCGCCCAGGCCGCCCGCGCCATCGAGGCCCGCCTGCGCGACGGCTACGTGCGCGAGCCCCACGTCACGGTGGAGGTCGAGGTCTATCGTCCGTTCTTCATCCTGGGCGAGGTCACCACCTCGGGCCAGTACCCCTATGTGAGCGGCATGACGGTCGAGACCGCGGTGGCGATCGCGGCGGGCTTCGGCCCCCGCGCCGCCCGCGACTACGCCGTGCTCACCCGCGAAGGACCGACCGGCCTCGTCTCCGGCATCGTGCCGATGACCTATCCGGTCCGCCCCGGCGACACGATCGTCGTCAAGGAGCGCTGGTTCTGA
- a CDS encoding undecaprenyl-phosphate glucose phosphotransferase: MSAFDVRDILKTVAAEQAGSQGRPMPPREAVPPAETMVPVQPGPVVSPVVFTGCVRAFEFVLVALAGLCAQRWLLAGVVPLHLGYVATILGLSALTVVVLQALGAYGIRAFRAFFTVGARVVLGWSLVMLLAATGLFLAKLGDHYSRLWLVSVYGGGLALLLVERLALSLVVSVQTRRGRFDRRVAIVGGGEPAEALIRAIEAQGDSGLKVVGLFDDRNDGRSADVVAGYPKLGTVSDLVTFARRTKVDLIVFTLPISAEARILEMLAKLWVLPVDIRLSAHASKLRLRPRSYSYLGSVPVLDVFDRPIADWDVVVKGVFDRVVGAILLVLLSPVMLAVALAVKLTSPGPVFFRQKRHGFNNEVIDVYKFRSMYIDQCDYAAAKVVTKGDPRVTRVGRFIRKSSLDELPQLINVVKGDLSLVGPRPHAIQAKAANTLYDQVVDGYFARHKVKPGMTGWAQINGWRGETDTSEKIQRRVEHDLYYIENWSVFFDLQILAMTPLALFKTENAY; the protein is encoded by the coding sequence ATGAGTGCGTTCGACGTCCGTGACATCCTCAAGACCGTGGCGGCCGAGCAGGCCGGGTCGCAGGGCCGCCCGATGCCGCCGCGCGAGGCCGTGCCGCCTGCCGAGACGATGGTGCCGGTCCAGCCGGGGCCGGTCGTCTCGCCGGTGGTCTTCACCGGCTGCGTCCGGGCGTTCGAATTCGTCCTCGTGGCGCTCGCGGGCCTGTGCGCCCAGCGCTGGCTGCTCGCGGGCGTGGTGCCGCTCCATCTCGGCTACGTCGCGACGATCCTCGGGCTTTCCGCCCTCACCGTGGTGGTGCTGCAGGCCCTCGGCGCCTACGGCATCCGTGCCTTCCGGGCCTTCTTCACCGTCGGCGCCCGAGTCGTGCTCGGCTGGTCGCTCGTGATGCTGCTCGCCGCGACCGGGCTGTTCCTCGCCAAGCTCGGGGACCACTATTCGCGGCTCTGGCTGGTGAGCGTCTATGGTGGCGGCCTGGCGCTGCTGCTGGTCGAGCGGCTGGCGCTGTCGCTGGTGGTGAGCGTGCAGACGCGCCGCGGCCGCTTCGACCGGCGCGTCGCCATCGTGGGCGGTGGCGAACCGGCCGAGGCGCTGATCCGGGCGATCGAGGCGCAGGGCGATTCCGGCCTCAAAGTCGTGGGCCTTTTCGACGACCGCAACGACGGCCGCTCGGCCGACGTGGTCGCGGGCTACCCGAAGCTCGGCACCGTCAGCGACCTCGTCACCTTCGCCCGCCGCACGAAGGTCGACCTGATCGTGTTCACGCTGCCGATCTCGGCCGAGGCGCGCATCCTGGAGATGCTGGCCAAGCTCTGGGTCCTGCCGGTCGACATCCGCCTCTCGGCCCACGCCTCGAAGCTCCGCTTGCGCCCCCGCAGCTACTCCTATCTCGGCTCGGTGCCGGTGCTCGACGTGTTCGACCGGCCGATCGCCGACTGGGACGTCGTGGTCAAGGGCGTGTTCGACCGCGTGGTCGGGGCGATCCTGCTGGTCCTGCTCTCACCGGTGATGCTCGCGGTCGCTCTCGCCGTGAAGCTCACCTCGCCGGGCCCGGTCTTCTTCCGGCAGAAGCGCCACGGCTTCAACAACGAGGTGATCGACGTCTACAAGTTCCGCTCGATGTACATCGACCAGTGCGACTACGCCGCCGCCAAGGTCGTGACGAAGGGCGACCCGCGGGTGACCCGGGTCGGCCGCTTCATCCGCAAGAGCTCCCTCGACGAACTGCCCCAGCTCATCAACGTGGTGAAGGGCGACCTGTCCCTCGTCGGGCCGCGCCCGCACGCCATCCAGGCCAAGGCCGCCAACACCCTCTACGACCAGGTCGTCGACGGCTACTTCGCCCGCCACAAGGTCAAGCCAGGGATGACCGGCTGGGCGCAGATCAACGGCTGGCGCGGCGAGACCGACACCAGCGAGAAGATCCAGCGCCGCGTCGAGCACGACCTGTACTACATCGAGAACTGGTCGGTGTTCTTCGACCTGCAGATCCTGGCGATGACCCCGCTGGCCCTGTTCAAGACCGAGAACGCATATTGA
- a CDS encoding ABC transporter ATP-binding protein, whose amino-acid sequence MIRFEGAAKTYPGQARPALDAFDLAVEAGATCVLIGPSGCGKSTALQMVNRLVVPSLGRVLVEGRDVAGLDPIGLRRRIGYVLQGVGLFPHRTVAQNVATVPGLLGWPRARIAERVDAMLDLVGLDPGEFRDRRPDALSGGQRQRVGVARALAADPPVLLMDEPFGAVDPVARTRLQDEVRGILGRLDKTVLMVTHDIDEAVRMGDTVALMREGRLVQVAAPASLLAAPADAFAAEFVGDDRLLRRLSLLPARDHAEPGPAGDAPRLSPDASLKDALALMLASGEERVGIGDGAVTLSALRAAAEGGRPA is encoded by the coding sequence ATGATCCGTTTCGAGGGCGCGGCCAAGACCTATCCCGGGCAGGCCCGACCGGCGCTCGACGCCTTCGACCTCGCGGTCGAGGCCGGCGCGACCTGCGTGCTGATCGGCCCGTCGGGCTGCGGCAAGTCGACCGCCCTGCAGATGGTCAACCGCCTGGTGGTGCCGAGCCTGGGCCGGGTCCTGGTCGAGGGGCGGGACGTCGCCGGCCTCGACCCGATCGGGTTGCGCCGTCGCATCGGCTACGTGCTCCAGGGCGTCGGGCTGTTTCCGCACCGCACGGTCGCCCAGAACGTCGCGACGGTGCCGGGCCTCCTCGGCTGGCCGCGGGCGCGGATCGCCGAGCGGGTCGACGCGATGCTCGACCTCGTCGGACTCGACCCCGGCGAATTCCGCGACCGGCGCCCGGACGCGCTCTCGGGGGGTCAGCGCCAGCGCGTCGGCGTCGCCCGGGCACTCGCCGCCGATCCGCCGGTGCTGCTGATGGACGAGCCGTTCGGTGCCGTCGATCCGGTGGCCCGCACCCGCCTGCAGGACGAGGTCCGGGGGATCTTGGGGAGGCTCGACAAGACCGTTCTGATGGTCACCCACGACATCGACGAGGCGGTGCGGATGGGCGACACGGTCGCGCTGATGCGGGAGGGACGCCTCGTCCAGGTCGCGGCGCCGGCGTCCCTCCTCGCCGCCCCCGCCGACGCTTTCGCGGCGGAATTCGTCGGCGACGACCGGCTCCTGCGGCGTCTCTCCCTGCTGCCGGCCCGCGACCACGCCGAGCCGGGTCCCGCCGGCGACGCGCCCCGCCTGTCCCCCGACGCCTCCCTCAAGGATGCCCTGGCGTTGATGCTCGCGAGCGGGGAGGAGCGGGTCGGGATCGGCGACGGCGCGGTGACGCTGTCGGCCCTGCGCGCCGCCGCGGAAGGCGGCCGGCCGGCGTGA
- the trpA gene encoding tryptophan synthase subunit alpha: MSTRLADTFARCRAENRAALVTYVMAGDPDAETSLRVLRALPEAGADIVEFGLPFTDPMADGPAIQAAGLRALKGGQTLAGTLDLVRRFREENAATPVILMGYYNPIYIYGVARFLDEAKAAGIDGLIVVDLPPEEDDELCLPTIAAGLAFVRLATPTTDEARLPAVLANTAGFVYYVSITGITGTATPDFGVVAGAVERIRRHTDLPVVVGFGVKTGAHAAALARAADGVVVGSAIVASLAGSLDGEGRAQAGLVEAVTSLVRELAAGVRAR; this comes from the coding sequence ATGTCCACCCGCCTCGCCGACACCTTCGCCCGCTGCCGCGCGGAGAACCGCGCCGCCCTCGTCACCTACGTGATGGCGGGCGATCCCGATGCCGAGACCTCGCTCCGGGTGCTGCGCGCCCTGCCGGAGGCCGGAGCCGACATCGTGGAGTTCGGCCTGCCCTTCACCGACCCGATGGCGGACGGTCCGGCGATCCAGGCGGCGGGCCTGCGGGCGCTGAAAGGCGGGCAGACGCTCGCCGGCACCCTGGACCTGGTGCGCCGCTTCCGGGAGGAGAACGCCGCCACGCCCGTGATCCTGATGGGGTACTACAACCCGATCTACATCTACGGCGTCGCCCGCTTCCTCGACGAGGCCAAGGCGGCGGGGATCGACGGGCTGATCGTGGTCGACCTGCCGCCGGAGGAGGACGACGAACTCTGCCTGCCGACGATCGCGGCCGGCCTCGCCTTCGTCCGGCTCGCCACGCCCACGACCGACGAGGCGCGCCTGCCGGCGGTGCTCGCGAACACCGCGGGCTTCGTCTACTACGTGTCGATCACCGGCATCACCGGCACGGCGACCCCGGATTTCGGCGTCGTGGCCGGCGCCGTCGAGCGCATCCGCCGCCACACCGACCTGCCGGTGGTGGTGGGATTCGGCGTCAAGACCGGGGCGCACGCCGCGGCGCTGGCCCGCGCCGCCGACGGCGTGGTGGTGGGCTCGGCGATCGTCGCTTCCCTCGCCGGCTCCCTCGACGGCGAAGGCCGGGCCCAGGCCGGATTGGTCGAGGCGGTGACGAGCCTCGTGCGCGAGCTTGCCGCCGGCGTGCGCGCCCGCTGA
- a CDS encoding GumC family protein — MPRVFPFAERSHARLPDRLAGRDGKDSRSKISDRSKARSNGSQAVGEDGPDAVTRERGNEDGLTLGDVGRLLGRRWFVILLPTLAAFGLAVTFVQVVTPRYTAEAKLLLESRDSALTRLQQDRGELPQPIDEQAVASQVQVVMSRDIAREAIKSLGLVGNPEFDPMVQGVGGLQQVLVMLGLAQNPLEREPVDRVLERYFERLLVYPAGKSRILTIEFRSKDPELAAKAANTISDLYLSSLAAAKVDTARYASTWLGTNIETLRSRVAEAEAKVETFRARNGLIGSGGAANQPLAAQQLAELSTQLTQARAAQADAGAKAKLIREMLKDGRGFEIPDVANNELIRRLVEQRIGLKAQLALEARTLLPQHPRMKELRAQLEGLETQIRAAADRAVRTLENDARIAGSRVESLQATVDGQRGIVAKANGDEVELRALEREAKAQREQLESYLGRFREAAARDAASAAPADARVVSRAVVPDLPSFPKKLPIVLFATVIAFLFAIGSIVARALLAGDPPGRGRGRPPLRRPRIEPEPEAPLAAAPAVAVATPAAASALAPSEPEAAAPVPALTAAPVLDAKPAPAVEPAPLAAASADLVPPPPAPADPVPPAAAAEPVEAPPVASMVPARLPFEARYDLDVLVARLDAIETAGGGRRLLLVGTGGETDLDGLARSLGLAASLHGRALLVRLDEPQDSRPGLIDLVAGHADFTTVIQPDAGPRLNLIGRGRGEVGTLIAARDALGLTVDALGEAYDWVIACLGDGFSAETRPLVSAVSAWMDAVVIASNAEADDPRLVGLYDAAEAAGVPEVIVARDRAPAEVPMPSYPLRRSA; from the coding sequence ATGCCCCGCGTCTTTCCCTTCGCCGAGCGGTCGCATGCCCGCCTGCCCGACCGCCTGGCCGGCCGGGACGGCAAGGATTCCAGGTCCAAGATTTCCGACCGGTCCAAGGCGCGGTCCAACGGCTCGCAGGCAGTCGGGGAGGATGGCCCCGATGCGGTGACCCGGGAGCGCGGGAACGAGGACGGCCTGACCCTCGGCGATGTCGGCCGCCTGCTGGGGCGGCGCTGGTTCGTCATCCTGCTGCCGACCCTGGCGGCCTTCGGCCTCGCAGTGACCTTCGTGCAGGTCGTGACCCCGCGCTACACCGCGGAAGCGAAGCTCCTGCTCGAGAGCCGCGACAGCGCGCTGACGCGGCTGCAGCAGGACCGGGGCGAGCTGCCCCAGCCGATCGACGAGCAGGCGGTGGCGAGCCAGGTCCAGGTGGTGATGTCCCGCGACATCGCCCGCGAGGCGATCAAGAGCCTCGGCCTCGTCGGCAACCCCGAATTCGACCCGATGGTCCAGGGCGTCGGCGGCCTCCAGCAGGTGCTGGTGATGCTCGGCCTCGCCCAGAACCCCCTCGAGCGCGAGCCGGTCGACCGGGTGCTGGAACGGTACTTCGAGCGGCTGCTGGTCTATCCGGCCGGCAAGTCGCGCATCCTGACGATCGAGTTCCGCTCGAAGGATCCCGAGCTGGCCGCGAAGGCCGCCAACACCATCTCGGACCTCTACCTCTCCTCGCTCGCCGCCGCGAAGGTCGACACCGCGCGCTACGCCTCGACCTGGCTCGGCACCAATATCGAGACCCTGCGCAGCCGCGTCGCGGAGGCCGAGGCGAAGGTCGAGACGTTCCGGGCCCGCAACGGGCTGATCGGCAGCGGCGGCGCGGCCAACCAGCCGCTCGCGGCGCAGCAGCTCGCCGAGCTCTCGACCCAGCTGACCCAGGCCCGCGCCGCCCAGGCCGATGCCGGCGCCAAGGCCAAGCTGATCCGCGAGATGCTGAAGGACGGCCGCGGCTTCGAGATCCCGGACGTCGCCAACAACGAGCTGATCCGCCGCCTGGTCGAGCAGCGCATCGGCCTGAAGGCGCAGCTCGCCCTCGAGGCCCGCACCCTGCTGCCGCAGCACCCGCGGATGAAGGAGCTGCGCGCCCAGCTCGAGGGCCTGGAGACGCAGATCCGCGCCGCCGCCGACCGCGCGGTGCGGACGCTCGAGAACGATGCCCGCATCGCCGGCAGCCGGGTCGAGAGCCTGCAAGCGACGGTGGACGGGCAGCGCGGCATCGTCGCCAAGGCGAACGGCGACGAGGTCGAGCTGCGCGCCCTGGAGCGCGAGGCGAAGGCCCAGCGCGAGCAGCTCGAATCCTATCTCGGCCGCTTCCGCGAGGCGGCGGCCCGCGACGCGGCGAGCGCCGCCCCGGCCGATGCCCGGGTGGTCTCGCGCGCGGTGGTGCCCGACCTGCCGTCCTTCCCCAAGAAGCTGCCGATCGTCCTCTTCGCCACGGTGATCGCCTTCCTGTTCGCCATCGGCAGCATCGTCGCCAGGGCGCTGCTCGCCGGCGATCCACCCGGACGCGGGCGCGGCCGCCCGCCCCTGCGCCGGCCGCGGATCGAGCCGGAGCCGGAAGCCCCCCTCGCGGCGGCGCCGGCCGTCGCCGTGGCCACGCCCGCGGCGGCCTCCGCCCTCGCGCCGTCCGAGCCGGAGGCGGCGGCCCCCGTGCCGGCTCTCACGGCCGCGCCGGTCCTGGACGCGAAGCCGGCCCCGGCCGTCGAGCCGGCGCCGCTCGCGGCGGCGTCCGCCGACCTCGTGCCGCCGCCGCCTGCGCCCGCCGATCCGGTCCCGCCTGCCGCGGCGGCGGAGCCGGTCGAAGCCCCCCCTGTCGCAAGCATGGTGCCGGCCCGGCTGCCGTTCGAGGCCCGCTACGACCTCGACGTGCTGGTGGCGCGGCTCGACGCGATCGAGACCGCGGGCGGCGGCCGGCGACTGCTCCTCGTCGGCACCGGAGGCGAGACCGATCTCGACGGCCTCGCCCGCAGCCTCGGCCTCGCCGCTTCCCTGCACGGCCGCGCGCTCCTGGTGCGCCTCGACGAGCCGCAGGATTCCCGCCCGGGCCTCATCGACCTCGTCGCCGGCCACGCCGACTTCACAACGGTGATCCAGCCCGATGCCGGCCCGCGCCTGAACCTGATCGGCCGCGGCCGCGGCGAGGTCGGTACGCTGATCGCCGCGCGCGACGCCCTCGGGCTCACCGTCGACGCCCTCGGCGAGGCCTATGATTGGGTGATCGCCTGCCTGGGCGACGGCTTCTCTGCCGAGACCCGGCCGCTGGTGAGCGCGGTCTCGGCCTGGATGGACGCCGTGGTGATCGCCTCGAACGCCGAGGCCGACGACCCGCGCCTCGTCGGCCTGTACGACGCCGCCGAGGCCGCCGGCGTGCCGGAGGTGATCGTCGCCCGGGACCGGGCGCCGGCGGAGGTGCCGATGCCGTCCTACCCGCTGCGCCGGTCGGCCTGA
- a CDS encoding curlin repeat-containing protein has product MRALGPAGLGPPARGLRAFGVLAGLAAGLAAGAAAGQTLTITQMRQANVYGTVQVGPQVRPTDVTQVGRANMVGIMQAGANPRASVTQTGRANAAFIGQYENILPRGALRMP; this is encoded by the coding sequence ATGAGAGCGCTTGGTCCGGCGGGACTCGGTCCGCCTGCAAGGGGCCTGCGGGCCTTCGGCGTGCTGGCCGGGCTGGCGGCGGGCCTCGCCGCGGGCGCGGCCGCCGGCCAGACCCTGACCATCACGCAGATGCGTCAGGCCAACGTCTACGGCACCGTCCAGGTCGGCCCGCAGGTCCGGCCGACGGACGTCACGCAGGTTGGCCGGGCGAACATGGTCGGGATCATGCAGGCCGGCGCCAACCCACGCGCGAGCGTCACCCAGACCGGACGTGCGAACGCCGCCTTCATCGGCCAGTACGAGAACATCCTTCCGCGCGGCGCCCTTCGCATGCCGTGA
- the accD gene encoding acetyl-CoA carboxylase, carboxyltransferase subunit beta: MVEAMNWISEVVRPKIKTLFKRETPENLWVKCPETGQMVFHKEVEANGWVIPGSEHHLRITAQQRLKLMFDQGTWLDVPLPEVAADPLKFRDEKRYVDRLKDARAKTGMTDAFKVGFGRVSGLPMTLAVQDFGFMGGSLGMAAGEAFVRGAETALEKRTPYVLFAASGGARMQEGILSLMQMPRTTVAVRRLNSARLPYIVVLTNPTTGGVTASYAMLGDVHLAEPGALIGFAGPRVIEQTIREKLPDGFQRAEYLKEHGMVDQVVHRRDLKGTIARLCGLLMQVPAESAAAQAEARAEAKPDAKPDTKADAKPVPA, encoded by the coding sequence ATGGTCGAGGCGATGAACTGGATCTCCGAGGTCGTGCGCCCGAAGATCAAGACGCTGTTCAAGCGCGAGACGCCGGAGAACCTCTGGGTGAAGTGCCCGGAGACCGGCCAGATGGTGTTCCACAAGGAGGTGGAGGCCAATGGCTGGGTGATTCCGGGCTCGGAGCACCATCTGCGCATCACCGCGCAGCAGCGCCTGAAGCTGATGTTCGACCAGGGCACCTGGCTCGACGTGCCGCTGCCCGAGGTGGCGGCCGATCCCCTCAAGTTCCGCGACGAGAAGCGCTACGTCGACCGGCTCAAGGACGCCCGCGCCAAGACCGGCATGACCGACGCGTTCAAGGTCGGCTTCGGGCGCGTCTCGGGCCTGCCGATGACCCTGGCGGTGCAGGATTTCGGCTTCATGGGCGGCTCGCTCGGCATGGCGGCCGGCGAGGCCTTCGTGCGCGGCGCCGAGACGGCGCTCGAGAAGCGCACCCCCTACGTGCTGTTCGCGGCCTCCGGCGGGGCGCGGATGCAGGAGGGTATCCTGTCCTTGATGCAGATGCCCCGCACCACCGTGGCGGTGCGCCGGCTCAACAGCGCCCGCCTGCCCTACATCGTGGTGCTGACCAACCCGACCACCGGCGGCGTCACCGCCTCCTACGCGATGCTGGGCGACGTGCACCTCGCCGAGCCCGGGGCGCTCATCGGCTTTGCCGGCCCGCGGGTGATCGAGCAGACCATCCGCGAGAAGCTGCCCGACGGCTTCCAGCGCGCCGAGTACCTGAAGGAGCACGGCATGGTCGACCAGGTCGTGCACCGGCGCGACCTGAAGGGCACGATCGCGCGCCTGTGCGGGCTGCTGATGCAGGTGCCGGCCGAGAGCGCGGCAGCGCAGGCCGAGGCCAGGGCGGAGGCGAAGCCGGACGCCAAGCCTGACACCAAGGCCGACGCCAAGCCCGTGCCGGCGTGA
- a CDS encoding HesB/IscA family protein: protein MTPITLTPRAARRINEIMGAEPPGSMLRISVNGGGCSGFQYAFDIAKDRAADDLAVERDGATVLVDPTSLPYMEGATIDFVNDLIGQSFKIENPQATASCGCGTSFSL, encoded by the coding sequence ATGACCCCGATCACCCTGACGCCCCGCGCCGCCCGCCGCATCAACGAGATCATGGGCGCCGAGCCCCCGGGCTCGATGCTGCGCATCAGCGTGAATGGCGGCGGCTGCTCCGGGTTCCAGTACGCCTTCGACATCGCGAAGGACCGCGCCGCGGACGACCTGGCGGTGGAGCGGGACGGCGCCACGGTGCTGGTCGATCCCACCTCCCTCCCGTACATGGAGGGCGCGACGATCGATTTCGTCAACGACCTGATCGGCCAGTCGTTCAAGATCGAGAACCCGCAGGCCACCGCCTCCTGCGGCTGCGGTACCTCGTTCTCCCTGTAA
- a CDS encoding CsgG/HfaB family protein has translation MRRMRSLALGLSLLGLPSLLGACARYDYTGSLGIRPAVGNLTMTGQELAALPPAPAAPLNVAVYDFQDLTGQNKSSARVGFPEFSRAITQGASTILVDALKTAGQGCWFNVVERGYLDSLLRERKLIQDTYAFLKRDPKDLIDPLKFAEYIVTGGVVSYDSPTQAVAANALYAGYGGGLSASKDLVTVNLRLVRVRDGVVVTSINASRPIVTAGGNASVTRVLGRRVLDAQVSGSVQEAVQTAVREAIEAGVSELVRQGSERGIWIRKVPPSPTPASDRKPLARAIRKPDGVRRSEATPLPVAALPPAQVSDAAPAGTLAPAGRLAEFRGTFVEGIPAPTVIAAYDTARLAMR, from the coding sequence ATGAGACGGATGCGCTCCCTCGCCCTCGGGCTGTCGCTCCTCGGCCTGCCGTCGCTCCTCGGGGCCTGTGCGCGCTACGACTATACCGGCTCGCTCGGGATCCGCCCGGCGGTCGGCAACCTCACCATGACGGGCCAGGAGCTGGCCGCCCTGCCGCCGGCCCCGGCGGCGCCGCTCAACGTCGCGGTCTACGACTTCCAGGACCTGACCGGGCAGAACAAGTCCTCCGCCCGGGTCGGCTTCCCGGAATTTTCCCGCGCCATCACCCAGGGCGCCTCGACGATCCTGGTCGACGCGCTCAAGACCGCCGGTCAGGGGTGCTGGTTCAACGTGGTCGAGCGCGGCTACCTCGACAGCCTGCTGCGCGAGCGCAAGCTGATCCAGGACACCTACGCCTTCCTCAAGCGCGATCCCAAGGATCTGATCGACCCGCTGAAGTTCGCCGAGTACATCGTCACCGGCGGCGTCGTCTCCTACGACTCGCCGACCCAGGCGGTCGCCGCCAACGCGCTGTACGCGGGCTATGGCGGCGGCCTCAGTGCGAGCAAGGACCTCGTCACCGTCAACCTGCGCCTGGTGCGGGTGCGCGACGGGGTGGTCGTCACCTCGATCAACGCGTCGCGCCCGATCGTGACCGCGGGGGGCAATGCCAGCGTCACCCGCGTGCTCGGTCGCCGCGTCCTCGACGCCCAGGTCTCCGGCAGCGTCCAGGAGGCGGTGCAGACCGCGGTGCGCGAGGCGATCGAGGCCGGCGTCTCAGAGCTGGTGCGCCAGGGTAGCGAGCGCGGCATCTGGATCCGCAAGGTTCCGCCCTCCCCTACCCCGGCCTCCGACCGCAAGCCGTTGGCCCGCGCCATCCGCAAGCCGGACGGTGTGCGCCGGTCCGAGGCGACGCCCCTGCCCGTCGCCGCGCTGCCGCCGGCGCAGGTCTCCGACGCGGCACCGGCCGGGACGCTCGCCCCCGCGGGGCGCCTCGCCGAGTTCCGGGGCACCTTTGTCGAGGGCATACCGGCCCCGACGGTGATCGCGGCCTACGATACCGCGCGGCTGGCGATGCGGTGA